From Streptomyces sp. HUAS MG91, the proteins below share one genomic window:
- a CDS encoding DUF4184 family protein, whose translation MPFTISHAAAVLPFVRRDGSGRGRLVPSLLMAGSFAPDLTYFAASTVPGAMEFGSFTHSFTGVFTVDALFAAGLLALWLLVREPLLALLPGAVRARVWTVARGRPGRARGWWLWWYVSAVLGSLTHVVWDAFTHPDRWGTRLLPVLGEDVAGSPLYWYVQYGSSALALVVIAVFVWWAVRGAAPSAGLPAPDARQRWLALVVIGGCACGCGAARVVRWLSYVDEEGLVWKPWEIVPTVCFGAGAGLVIGLVLYALLLRVRTRPAVPERPGPPAEPSRPTVR comes from the coding sequence GTGCCGTTCACCATCAGCCATGCCGCCGCCGTCCTGCCGTTCGTGCGGCGCGACGGGTCGGGGCGGGGGCGGCTCGTACCGTCCCTGCTCATGGCCGGTTCGTTCGCGCCGGACCTCACCTATTTCGCGGCGAGCACGGTGCCGGGCGCCATGGAATTCGGCTCGTTCACGCACTCGTTCACCGGAGTGTTCACGGTGGACGCGCTGTTCGCGGCGGGGCTGCTGGCGCTCTGGCTGCTGGTGCGCGAGCCGTTGCTCGCGCTGCTGCCGGGCGCCGTGCGCGCACGGGTGTGGACCGTGGCGCGCGGCCGTCCCGGGCGGGCCCGCGGGTGGTGGCTGTGGTGGTACGTCTCCGCGGTGCTCGGTTCGCTCACCCACGTGGTGTGGGACGCGTTCACGCACCCGGACCGGTGGGGCACGCGGCTGCTGCCCGTGCTCGGCGAGGACGTGGCCGGGTCGCCGCTCTACTGGTACGTGCAGTACGGCAGTTCGGCGCTGGCGCTCGTCGTGATCGCCGTGTTCGTGTGGTGGGCGGTGCGCGGCGCCGCCCCCTCGGCCGGCCTGCCCGCGCCCGACGCCCGGCAGCGGTGGCTCGCGCTCGTCGTGATCGGCGGATGCGCGTGCGGCTGCGGGGCGGCGCGGGTGGTGCGCTGGCTGTCCTACGTGGACGAGGAGGGGCTCGTCTGGAAGCCGTGGGAGATCGTGCCGACGGTGTGCTTCGGCGCGGGCGCGGGGCTCGTCATCGGGCTCGTGCTGTACGCGCTGCTGCTCCGGGTGCGAACCAGGCCGGCCGTTCCGGAGCGTCCGGGGCCTCCGGCGGAACCGAGCCGTCCGACTGTTCGCTGA
- a CDS encoding FdhF/YdeP family oxidoreductase yields the protein MAAKPPASDPVQDAPQVVAPQHHAAGLPAVKHTLKMAREQMGVKRTALTLLRVNQKDGFDCPGCAWPEPEHRHAAEFCENGAKAVAEEATLRRVTPEFFAAHPVADLATRSGYWLGQQGRLTHPMYLAEGADRYEPVTWERAFDIIGEELTALASPDEAVFYTSGRTSNEAAFLYQLFAREFGTNNLPDCSNMCHESSGSALTETIGVGKGSVLLEDLYKADLIIVAGQNPGTNHPRMLSALEKAKAGGAKIISVNPLPEAGLEKFKNPQTPKGLTKGATLTDLFLQIRLGGDQALFRLLNKLILATEGATDETFVAEHTHGFEAFAEAARAADWDETLKATGLSRADIERALEMVLASQRTVVCWAMGLTQHKHSVPTIREVVNFLLLRGNIGRPGAGVCPVRGHSNVQGDRTMGIFERPAPAFLDALEKEFGFAPPREHGLDVVRAIRALRDGDAKVFFAMGGNFVSASPDTDVTEAAMRRARLTVHVSTKLNRSHTVTGARALILPTLGRTERDLQGSGEQFVTVEDSMGMVHASRGRLEPASRHLLSEPAIVTRLARRVLPDSDVPWAEFEKDYATIRDRIAHVVPGFEDFNARVADPAGFALPHAPRDERRFPTATGKANFTAAPVEYPKLPQGRLLLQTLRSHDQYNTTIYGLDDRYRGIRNGRRVVLVNTEDAKDLDLADGAYVDLVGEWSDGVERRAPGFRVVHYPTARGCAAAYYPETNVLVPLDATADTSNTPASKSVVVRLEQSGTD from the coding sequence ATGGCCGCCAAGCCGCCCGCATCCGATCCGGTTCAGGACGCACCGCAGGTCGTGGCGCCGCAGCACCACGCGGCCGGCCTGCCCGCCGTCAAGCACACGCTGAAGATGGCGCGCGAGCAGATGGGCGTGAAGCGCACCGCCCTCACCCTGCTGCGCGTCAACCAGAAGGACGGCTTCGACTGCCCCGGCTGCGCCTGGCCCGAGCCGGAGCACCGGCACGCCGCGGAGTTCTGCGAGAACGGCGCGAAGGCGGTCGCCGAGGAGGCCACGCTGCGCCGGGTGACCCCCGAGTTCTTCGCCGCGCACCCGGTCGCCGACCTGGCCACGCGCTCCGGGTACTGGCTGGGCCAGCAGGGCCGCCTCACCCACCCCATGTACCTGGCCGAGGGCGCCGACCGGTACGAGCCGGTGACCTGGGAGCGGGCCTTCGACATCATCGGCGAGGAGCTGACGGCGCTCGCCTCCCCCGACGAGGCGGTGTTCTACACGTCGGGGCGCACCAGCAACGAGGCGGCGTTCCTCTACCAGCTCTTCGCCCGCGAGTTCGGCACGAACAACCTGCCCGACTGTTCGAACATGTGCCACGAGTCGTCCGGCTCGGCGCTCACCGAGACCATCGGCGTCGGCAAGGGCAGCGTCCTGCTGGAGGACCTCTACAAGGCGGACCTGATCATCGTGGCCGGGCAGAACCCGGGCACGAACCACCCGCGGATGCTCTCCGCCCTGGAGAAGGCCAAGGCCGGCGGCGCGAAGATCATCTCCGTGAACCCGCTGCCGGAGGCGGGCCTGGAGAAGTTCAAGAACCCGCAGACCCCCAAGGGCCTCACCAAGGGCGCCACGCTCACCGACCTGTTCCTCCAGATCCGGCTCGGCGGCGACCAGGCCCTCTTCCGCCTCCTGAACAAGCTGATCCTCGCCACAGAGGGCGCCACCGACGAGACGTTCGTCGCCGAGCACACCCACGGCTTCGAGGCGTTCGCCGAGGCCGCCCGCGCCGCCGACTGGGACGAGACCCTGAAGGCCACCGGCCTGTCCCGGGCCGACATCGAGCGCGCCCTGGAGATGGTCCTCGCCTCCCAGCGAACCGTCGTGTGCTGGGCGATGGGCCTGACCCAGCACAAGCACTCCGTGCCGACCATCCGCGAGGTCGTCAACTTCCTGCTGCTGCGCGGCAACATCGGCCGCCCCGGCGCGGGCGTCTGCCCGGTGCGCGGCCACAGCAACGTGCAGGGCGACCGCACCATGGGCATCTTCGAGCGCCCCGCGCCCGCCTTCCTGGACGCCCTGGAGAAGGAGTTCGGCTTCGCTCCCCCGCGCGAGCACGGCCTCGACGTCGTCCGGGCCATCCGCGCGCTGCGCGACGGCGACGCGAAGGTCTTCTTCGCGATGGGCGGCAACTTCGTCTCCGCCTCCCCCGACACCGACGTCACCGAGGCGGCCATGCGCCGCGCCCGCCTGACCGTCCACGTCTCGACGAAGCTGAACCGCTCGCACACCGTCACCGGCGCCCGCGCGCTGATCCTGCCCACGCTCGGCCGCACCGAGCGCGACCTCCAGGGCAGTGGCGAGCAGTTCGTCACCGTCGAGGACTCCATGGGCATGGTGCACGCCTCGCGCGGCCGCCTGGAGCCCGCGAGCCGCCACCTGCTGTCCGAGCCCGCCATCGTGACCCGCCTCGCCCGCCGCGTCCTGCCCGACTCAGACGTGCCCTGGGCGGAGTTCGAGAAGGACTACGCCACGATCCGCGACCGCATCGCCCACGTGGTGCCGGGCTTCGAGGACTTCAACGCACGGGTGGCCGACCCGGCCGGCTTCGCCCTGCCGCACGCCCCGCGCGACGAGCGCCGCTTCCCCACCGCCACCGGCAAGGCCAACTTCACGGCCGCGCCCGTCGAGTACCCGAAGCTGCCACAGGGCCGGCTGCTGCTCCAGACACTGCGCTCGCACGACCAGTACAACACCACCATCTACGGCCTGGACGACCGCTACCGCGGGATCAGGAACGGCCGCCGGGTGGTGCTGGTCAACACCGAGGACGCCAAGGACCTCGACCTCGCCGACGGCGCCTACGTCGACCTGGTCGGCGAGTGGAGCGACGGAGTGGAGCGGCGCGCCCCCGGCTTCCGCGTCGTGCACTACCCGACGGCCCGCGGCTGCGCGGCCGCGTACTACCCGGAGACCAATGTCCTGGTGCCGCTGGACGCCACCGCGGACACCAGCAACACCCCCGCCAGCAAGTCCGTCGTGGTGCGCCTGGAACAATCCGGCACCGACTGA
- a CDS encoding hotdog fold thioesterase, with product MGEQNQVKFPQEVLDEYADYGIDLPALFSAGHLGTRMGIEIKEAAADRVVGTMPVEGNTQPYGLLHGGASAVLAETLGSVGAMLHGGIGRLAVGVDLNCTHHRSARTGLVTGVATPVHRGRTTATYDIVITDEQDRRVCSARLTCLLKEAPTADPAPPAA from the coding sequence ATGGGCGAGCAGAACCAGGTGAAGTTCCCGCAAGAGGTCCTCGACGAGTACGCGGACTACGGCATCGACCTGCCGGCACTGTTCTCCGCCGGACACCTCGGCACCCGGATGGGCATCGAGATCAAGGAGGCCGCCGCGGACCGCGTCGTCGGCACCATGCCCGTCGAGGGCAACACCCAGCCCTACGGCCTGCTCCACGGCGGCGCCTCCGCCGTGCTCGCCGAGACCCTCGGCTCGGTCGGCGCGATGCTGCACGGCGGCATCGGCCGCCTCGCCGTCGGCGTCGACCTGAACTGCACGCACCACCGCAGCGCCCGCACCGGCCTCGTCACCGGTGTGGCCACGCCCGTGCACCGCGGCCGCACCACGGCCACGTACGACATCGTGATCACCGACGAGCAGGACAGGCGGGTCTGCTCGGCCCGCCTGACCTGCCTGCTCAAGGAGGCCCCTACGGCCGACCCGGCGCCACCGGCAGCGTGA
- a CDS encoding serine hydrolase codes for MPRTRTRTRTLTLTTLTLAALLNTAPTAQAAATAPTCRAPKHPALAKQLTRDLRTALSGRRGSVSIAVHDDRTGLHCTLTPRTRYDAASVVKVLMMEATLRRAQSRHRGPTAWERNNLGPMIRRSDNAAAGRLWNDLGRTRLGTTLTQAGATRTLLGPYGYWGLTRTTAADQLRLLDRLTARRSFLTATSRAYGLKLMSEVRKNQRWGVPAGMPRGLRAHLKNGWLPRATHGWRVHSIGAFTGQDRTYRIAVLSHDNPSMAYGVRTVERVAQAVHRALNKGRAAGIGLTPPQEISEQSDGSVPPEAPDAPERPAWFAPGAAARTARAR; via the coding sequence ATGCCCCGCACCCGCACCCGCACCCGCACCCTCACCCTGACCACCCTCACCCTCGCCGCCCTCCTCAACACCGCCCCCACCGCACAGGCGGCAGCGACAGCGCCCACCTGCCGTGCCCCCAAGCACCCCGCCCTCGCCAAACAGCTCACGCGGGACCTGAGAACGGCCCTCTCCGGACGGCGCGGCAGCGTGTCGATCGCCGTGCACGACGACCGCACCGGACTCCACTGCACCCTCACCCCCCGCACCCGCTACGACGCGGCGTCCGTCGTGAAGGTCCTCATGATGGAGGCCACCCTGCGCCGCGCCCAGAGCCGGCACCGCGGACCGACCGCGTGGGAGCGGAACAACCTCGGCCCCATGATCCGCAGATCGGACAACGCCGCCGCGGGCCGCCTCTGGAACGACCTCGGCCGCACCCGCCTCGGCACGACCCTGACCCAGGCCGGCGCCACCCGCACCCTCCTCGGCCCCTACGGCTACTGGGGCCTGACCCGCACCACGGCCGCCGACCAGCTGCGCCTGCTCGACAGGCTCACCGCCCGGCGCTCGTTCCTGACGGCGACATCACGCGCGTACGGGCTGAAGCTGATGAGCGAGGTGCGCAAGAACCAGCGCTGGGGCGTGCCCGCCGGGATGCCGCGCGGCCTGCGCGCCCACCTCAAGAACGGCTGGCTGCCGCGGGCCACGCACGGCTGGCGCGTGCACAGCATCGGCGCGTTCACCGGCCAGGACCGCACCTACCGCATCGCCGTGCTCAGCCACGACAACCCGTCGATGGCCTACGGCGTGCGCACCGTCGAACGCGTGGCTCAGGCCGTGCACCGCGCGCTCAACAAGGGGCGGGCCGCGGGCATCGGCCTCACCCCGCCGCAGGAGATCAGCGAACAGTCGGACGGCTCGGTTCCGCCGGAGGCCCCGGACGCTCCGGAACGGCCGGCCTGGTTCGCACCCGGAGCAGCAGCGCGTACAGCACGAGCCCGATGA
- a CDS encoding Xaa-Pro dipeptidyl-peptidase, with translation MVRSARTTRTAGRRGPRGGPVLVLAGALVLAVAAPAAHAAQEASGRAELRISGQETQPVFSRADAVYQEVDVRTEADSDGDGRRDTVRMRILRPKETGTAGLKVATIIEASPYWAGGNDVPNHQVDLDEDGLPVAAAQRATGAPGLTGPATAYSGYYDNYFLPRGYAVAQVDSLGTGGSTGCPTSGGRNETLGAKAAVDWLGGRAKGWDPDGDEVRADWSTGNAAMMGISYNGTLPTAVATTGVEGLKAIVPISGISSWYDYYRANGGVVAPGGYQGEDTDVLARYVYSRADREICEPVLDGLERDQDRVTGDRSAYWDERDYIKDVGRIRAGVFVVHGLNDWNVKTRNAGALWEALKKNDVPRKLWLHQAGHANPMPLRMEEWLRQVHHWFDHWLYGIRNGVLSEPRVDVEQADFGWRQQSDWPAPGTRDTILRLRADGTLGRTAGPQAVQSLTDAGRTVPAEQLVTSPDEANPNRLAYTTGALDRDVRLNGVPGIDIRASLSGTSPYVTALLVDYGRDTRATAGTVTDTSREVCYGEGVPGLPGETGCAYRAEHATETADFKIVTRGWLDARNRTSLRHESKVVEGEEYRLRWDLQPEDYVFKAGHRLGVVLISTDHDYTLRHPAGTRMTVRAGAGSLTLPVAPGRP, from the coding sequence ATGGTGAGATCCGCACGTACCACCCGTACCGCCGGCAGACGTGGACCGCGTGGCGGGCCGGTGCTCGTCCTGGCGGGTGCCCTGGTCCTCGCCGTGGCGGCGCCGGCCGCGCACGCCGCGCAGGAAGCGTCCGGCAGGGCGGAGTTGAGGATCTCCGGGCAGGAGACGCAGCCCGTCTTCTCCCGGGCCGACGCCGTCTACCAGGAGGTCGATGTCCGCACGGAGGCCGACAGTGACGGCGACGGCAGGCGGGACACCGTCCGGATGCGGATCCTGCGGCCGAAGGAGACCGGCACGGCGGGGCTGAAGGTCGCCACGATCATCGAGGCGAGCCCGTACTGGGCCGGTGGCAACGATGTCCCCAACCATCAGGTCGACCTCGACGAGGACGGCCTCCCGGTCGCCGCGGCCCAACGCGCCACCGGTGCGCCGGGGTTGACCGGTCCCGCGACCGCGTACTCCGGCTACTACGACAATTACTTCCTGCCGCGCGGCTACGCGGTCGCGCAGGTCGACAGCCTCGGTACGGGCGGCTCCACGGGCTGCCCGACCTCCGGCGGCCGCAACGAGACCCTGGGCGCGAAGGCCGCCGTCGACTGGCTGGGCGGCCGCGCCAAGGGCTGGGACCCGGACGGCGACGAGGTCCGCGCGGACTGGTCGACCGGGAACGCCGCCATGATGGGCATCTCCTACAACGGCACGCTGCCGACGGCCGTCGCGACCACGGGCGTCGAGGGGCTCAAGGCGATCGTGCCGATCTCCGGGATCTCGTCCTGGTACGACTACTACCGGGCGAACGGCGGCGTCGTGGCACCGGGCGGATACCAGGGAGAGGACACCGACGTGCTCGCCCGGTACGTGTACTCACGCGCCGACCGGGAGATCTGCGAGCCGGTCCTCGACGGGCTCGAACGCGACCAGGACCGGGTGACGGGCGACCGGTCGGCGTACTGGGACGAGCGCGACTACATCAAGGACGTCGGCAGGATCAGAGCGGGCGTCTTCGTCGTGCACGGGCTCAACGACTGGAACGTGAAGACCAGGAACGCGGGCGCGCTGTGGGAGGCGCTGAAGAAGAACGACGTGCCGCGCAAGCTCTGGCTGCACCAGGCCGGGCACGCCAACCCGATGCCGCTGCGCATGGAGGAATGGCTGCGCCAGGTCCACCACTGGTTCGACCACTGGCTCTACGGCATCCGCAACGGTGTGTTGAGCGAGCCGCGGGTCGACGTCGAACAGGCCGACTTCGGCTGGCGGCAGCAGTCGGACTGGCCGGCGCCCGGTACCCGCGACACGATCCTTCGGCTGCGCGCCGACGGCACGCTCGGCAGGACCGCGGGCCCGCAGGCCGTCCAGTCGCTGACCGACGCGGGCCGCACGGTCCCCGCCGAACAGCTCGTGACCTCACCCGACGAGGCGAACCCGAACCGGCTCGCGTACACGACGGGCGCCCTGGACCGGGACGTGCGGCTCAACGGGGTGCCCGGGATCGACATCCGCGCCTCGCTGTCCGGCACCTCGCCGTACGTGACCGCGCTGCTGGTCGACTACGGCCGGGACACCCGTGCCACGGCCGGCACGGTCACCGACACCTCGCGGGAGGTCTGCTACGGGGAGGGGGTGCCGGGGCTGCCGGGTGAGACGGGCTGTGCGTACCGCGCGGAACACGCCACCGAGACCGCCGACTTCAAGATCGTGACGCGGGGCTGGCTGGACGCGCGCAACCGCACCTCGCTGCGGCACGAGTCGAAGGTCGTGGAGGGCGAGGAGTACCGGCTGCGGTGGGATCTGCAGCCGGAGGACTACGTCTTCAAGGCCGGGCACCGGCTGGGCGTGGTCCTGATCTCGACCGACCACGACTACACCCTGCGTCACCCGGCGGGCACCCGGATGACGGTGCGCGCCGGGGCCGGATCGCTCACGCTGCCGGTGGCGCCGGGTCGGCCGTAG
- a CDS encoding lytic transglycosylase domain-containing protein: MAAVFGRRLRRSVMTTAIAAAAVAALSASQAPGLTPPHADSGRSASDRSDDTPGTASGPDYYTDLPPLDSPTGSATPPPGTSGGGGGGGGAAKAESGIPATVLDAYKKAEAELASSKPGCNLPWQLLAAIGKVESGQASGGNVDANGTLKSPILGPPLDGNGFAKITDTDGGLYDGDTVHDRAIGPMQFIPSTWEWAGRDGNGDGKKDPNNIYDAALAAGHYLCRKDWDLSNAKDLNKAILSYNNSSDYLATVLSWMEYYRKGSYEVPDGTGVLPKNPSGGSGSHSSPSPTPSPGNPGGGPSTRPGSGGSSHPGPKPTDPSKPPKPTDPTKPTDPTKPPETPDPTGSVTKLADADTGTLGATAGDAFAERVQVRAKDKAGKGVAKVKVRFRIVGSTDARFDGDATSAVVTTTATGTATAPKLTAGEKTGTFTIRATVVGSSVTGLDYTAKVTERAADTLARTSDKELTCVAGGTFDEDALVLKATYKGAAADGVTATATLVKAEDDPAEATTGPSFKDADGKSVRTLKGLKTDKDGLLALPKLYADDAAGTFLLRVTTAGGATLTVKLEVTAAPTGTPSDGGSATTTPSASPSA; this comes from the coding sequence ATGGCGGCGGTTTTCGGCAGGAGGCTGCGCAGAAGCGTGATGACGACCGCGATCGCCGCCGCGGCGGTGGCGGCACTCTCCGCGTCGCAGGCGCCGGGCTTGACCCCGCCCCACGCGGACAGCGGACGCTCGGCGTCGGACCGCTCCGACGACACCCCCGGCACCGCCTCGGGCCCCGACTACTACACCGACCTCCCGCCGCTCGACAGCCCCACCGGCTCCGCGACGCCCCCGCCCGGCACGAGCGGTGGCGGCGGCGGTGGTGGTGGCGCGGCGAAGGCCGAGTCCGGCATCCCCGCCACCGTCCTGGACGCCTACAAGAAGGCCGAGGCCGAGCTGGCGTCGTCCAAGCCCGGCTGCAATCTGCCCTGGCAGCTGCTCGCCGCGATCGGCAAGGTCGAGTCGGGCCAGGCGAGCGGCGGCAACGTCGACGCGAACGGCACGCTGAAGAGCCCGATCCTCGGCCCGCCCCTCGACGGCAACGGCTTCGCGAAGATCACCGACACCGACGGCGGCCTCTACGACGGCGACACGGTCCACGACCGCGCCATCGGCCCCATGCAGTTCATCCCCTCCACCTGGGAGTGGGCGGGCCGCGACGGCAACGGTGACGGCAAGAAGGACCCCAACAACATCTACGACGCGGCCCTCGCCGCCGGCCACTACCTGTGCCGCAAGGACTGGGACCTGTCGAACGCCAAGGACCTGAACAAGGCGATCCTCAGCTACAACAACTCCTCGGACTACCTCGCGACCGTCCTGTCCTGGATGGAGTACTACCGCAAGGGCAGTTACGAGGTCCCCGACGGCACCGGCGTGCTGCCCAAGAACCCGAGCGGCGGCAGCGGCTCCCACTCCTCGCCGTCCCCGACCCCGTCCCCGGGCAACCCGGGCGGCGGCCCGTCGACCCGGCCCGGCTCCGGCGGCTCGTCGCACCCCGGCCCGAAGCCGACCGATCCCTCGAAGCCGCCGAAGCCGACCGACCCCACGAAGCCGACCGATCCCACGAAGCCGCCCGAGACGCCCGACCCCACCGGCTCCGTCACCAAGCTGGCCGACGCGGACACCGGCACGCTCGGTGCGACGGCCGGCGACGCCTTCGCCGAGCGGGTGCAGGTCCGGGCCAAGGACAAGGCGGGCAAGGGCGTCGCCAAGGTGAAGGTGCGCTTCCGGATCGTCGGCAGCACCGACGCCCGGTTCGACGGCGACGCCACGAGCGCCGTCGTCACCACGACCGCCACCGGCACGGCCACCGCGCCGAAGCTCACCGCGGGCGAGAAGACCGGCACCTTCACGATCCGCGCCACCGTCGTCGGCAGCTCCGTGACCGGCCTCGACTACACCGCGAAGGTCACCGAGCGCGCGGCCGACACCCTGGCCCGCACCAGCGACAAGGAACTCACCTGTGTCGCGGGCGGCACCTTCGACGAGGACGCCCTGGTGCTGAAGGCGACGTACAAGGGCGCGGCAGCCGACGGCGTCACGGCCACCGCCACCCTCGTCAAGGCCGAGGACGACCCGGCCGAGGCGACGACGGGCCCCTCCTTCAAGGACGCGGACGGCAAGAGCGTGCGCACCCTCAAGGGCCTCAAGACCGACAAGGACGGCCTGC
- the polA gene encoding DNA polymerase I: MLMDGHSLAYRAFFALPAENFTTASGQPTNAIYGFASMLANTLRDESPTHFAVAFDVSRKTWRSEEFTEYKANRSKTPDEFKGQVELIGELLDAMHTPRFAVDGFEADDIIATLATQAEAAGFEVLIVTGDRDSFQLVTENVTVLYPTKGVSELTRFTPEKVEEKYGLTPSQYPDFAALRGDPSDNLPGIPGVGEKTAAKWINQFGSFAELVERAEEVKGKAGQNFRDHIEAVKLNRRLTEMVRDVELPKTVADLERTAYDRTAIAMILDTLEIRNPSLRERLFAVDPGAAEAEEAPAEPGVELDGTVLATGEVAPWLAEHGTAALGLASVDTWSLGTGSVTEVALAAADGEAAWFDPTTLDETDEKAFAAWLADAAKPKVLHNAKSVMRVFAEHGWSIDGITMDTALAAYLVKPGRRSFALDALSLEYLGRELAPAGAADGQLAFGAEEDEQAEADALMVQARAILDLGEAFGEKLKEVGAADLLTDIELPTSVLLARLERYGIAADRAHLEAMEQMFAGAVQQAVKEAHASVGHEFNLGSPKQLQEVFFGELDLPKTKKTKTGYTTDADALAWLATQTDHELPVIMLRHREQAKLRVTVEGLIKTIAADGRIHTTFNQTVAATGRLSSTDPNLQNIPVRTDEGRAIRRGFVVGEGFETLMTADYSQIELRVMAHLSEDEGLIEAFTSGEDLHTTVGAQVFGVERDQVDAEMRRKIKAMSYGLAYGLSAFGLSQQLNIEAGEARALMDTYFERFGGVRDYLRRVVDEARATGYTETVLGRRRYLPDLNSDNRQRREMAERMALNAPIQGTAADIVKIAMLNVDKALTEAGLSSRMLLQVHDEIVLEIAPGEAAVAEELVRREMAGAVALRAPLDVSVGLGHDWESAAH; this comes from the coding sequence ATGCTCATGGACGGGCATTCGCTGGCCTACCGCGCGTTCTTCGCGCTGCCCGCGGAGAACTTCACGACGGCCTCCGGCCAGCCCACGAACGCGATCTACGGCTTCGCGTCGATGCTGGCGAACACTCTGCGCGACGAGTCGCCCACGCACTTCGCGGTGGCGTTCGACGTGTCCCGCAAGACGTGGCGGTCCGAGGAGTTCACCGAGTACAAGGCGAACCGGTCGAAGACCCCGGACGAGTTCAAGGGCCAGGTCGAGCTGATCGGCGAGCTCCTCGACGCGATGCACACCCCGCGCTTCGCCGTCGACGGCTTCGAGGCCGACGACATCATCGCCACGCTCGCCACACAGGCCGAGGCCGCGGGCTTCGAGGTCCTCATCGTCACCGGCGACCGCGACTCCTTCCAGCTCGTCACGGAGAACGTGACGGTGCTGTACCCGACGAAGGGCGTCTCCGAGCTGACCCGGTTCACGCCGGAGAAGGTCGAGGAGAAGTACGGCCTCACCCCGTCCCAGTACCCGGACTTCGCGGCGCTGCGCGGCGACCCGTCGGACAACCTGCCGGGCATCCCCGGCGTCGGCGAGAAGACGGCCGCGAAGTGGATCAACCAGTTCGGTTCGTTCGCCGAGCTGGTCGAGCGCGCCGAGGAGGTCAAGGGCAAGGCGGGGCAGAACTTCCGGGACCACATCGAGGCCGTGAAGCTCAACCGCCGCCTGACCGAGATGGTCCGCGACGTCGAGCTGCCGAAGACGGTCGCCGACCTGGAGCGCACGGCGTACGACCGCACCGCGATCGCGATGATCCTGGACACCCTGGAGATCCGGAACCCGTCGCTGCGCGAGCGCCTGTTCGCCGTCGACCCGGGCGCCGCCGAGGCCGAGGAGGCCCCGGCCGAGCCGGGCGTGGAGCTGGACGGCACCGTCCTGGCCACCGGCGAGGTCGCGCCGTGGCTCGCCGAGCACGGCACCGCCGCGCTCGGTCTCGCCTCCGTCGACACCTGGTCGCTCGGCACCGGCTCGGTCACCGAAGTGGCGCTCGCCGCGGCCGACGGCGAGGCCGCCTGGTTCGACCCGACGACGCTGGACGAGACCGACGAGAAGGCGTTCGCGGCCTGGCTCGCCGACGCGGCGAAGCCGAAGGTGCTGCACAACGCCAAGAGCGTGATGCGGGTCTTCGCCGAGCACGGCTGGAGCATTGACGGCATCACCATGGACACGGCGCTCGCCGCGTACCTGGTCAAGCCCGGCCGCCGCTCCTTCGCGCTCGACGCGCTGTCCCTGGAGTACCTGGGCCGCGAGCTGGCCCCGGCCGGCGCCGCCGACGGGCAGCTCGCGTTCGGCGCGGAGGAGGACGAGCAGGCCGAGGCCGACGCGCTCATGGTGCAGGCCCGCGCCATCCTCGACCTGGGCGAGGCGTTCGGCGAGAAGCTGAAGGAGGTCGGCGCCGCCGATCTGCTCACCGACATCGAACTGCCCACCTCCGTGCTCCTCGCCCGCCTGGAGCGGTACGGCATCGCCGCCGACCGCGCCCACCTGGAGGCCATGGAGCAGATGTTCGCGGGCGCCGTCCAGCAGGCGGTGAAGGAGGCCCACGCCTCGGTCGGGCACGAGTTCAACCTCGGCTCGCCCAAGCAGCTCCAGGAGGTCTTCTTCGGCGAGCTGGACCTGCCGAAGACCAAGAAGACCAAGACCGGGTACACCACGGACGCCGACGCGCTCGCCTGGCTGGCCACGCAGACCGACCACGAACTGCCCGTGATCATGCTGCGCCACCGGGAGCAGGCCAAGCTCCGCGTCACCGTCGAGGGCCTGATCAAGACGATCGCCGCCGACGGCCGCATCCACACCACGTTCAACCAGACGGTCGCCGCCACCGGCCGCCTGTCGTCGACGGACCCGAACCTGCAGAACATCCCGGTGCGCACCGACGAGGGTCGCGCGATCCGCCGCGGGTTCGTCGTGGGCGAGGGCTTCGAGACGCTGATGACCGCCGACTACAGCCAGATCGAGCTGCGCGTCATGGCACACCTCTCCGAGGACGAGGGCCTGATCGAGGCGTTCACCTCCGGCGAGGACCTGCACACCACGGTCGGCGCGCAGGTGTTCGGTGTGGAGCGGGACCAGGTCGACGCCGAGATGCGGCGCAAGATCAAGGCGATGTCGTACGGCCTGGCCTACGGTCTTTCCGCGTTCGGCCTGTCGCAGCAGCTGAACATCGAGGCGGGCGAGGCGCGCGCCCTGATGGACACGTACTTCGAGCGGTTCGGCGGGGTCCGGGACTATCTGCGGCGCGTGGTCGACGAGGCGCGGGCCACCGGCTACACCGAGACCGTGCTCGGGCGGCGCCGCTATCTGCCCGACCTGAACTCGGACAACCGGCAGCGCCGCGAGATGGCCGAGCGCATGGCGCTCAACGCGCCGATCCAGGGCACCGCAGCCGACATCGTGAAGATCGCGATGCTGAACGTCGACAAGGCGCTCACCGAGGCGGGGCTCTCTTCCCGGATGCTGCTCCAGGTCCACGACGAAATCGTGCTGGAGATCGCGCCCGGGGAGGCCGCCGTCGCGGAGGAGCTGGTGCGGCGGGAGATGGCCGGCGCCGTTGCGCTCCGCGCGCCGCTGGACGTCTCGGTGGGCCTGGGCCACGACTGGGAATCCGCCGCGCACTAG